A single Syngnathus acus chromosome 8, fSynAcu1.2, whole genome shotgun sequence DNA region contains:
- the nbr1b gene encoding next to BRCA1 gene 1 protein isoform X1 yields the protein MDFCINVKVNFRGNSKNFLLSGSETKSWDSMEAMVKRSFGLCSLQLTYFDEENEEVSINSQVEYEEALKSAARQGNRLHMNVYETRGQPARISTGKTGAEPKRGFRPPQHCPALAQVVSRKVQAAVPEQGMVIMKEVTGVKEEDKTPPAWFTSYMEKFKDQVVREAVEKICREFSGQCCIHKPLSGAGASRGDGIAGAAVVPEVSSSTLPGAPSSTLPCSSCRGQTTGGGYQCSVCTSCTLCEPCSFSHDPSHNLVRARTPLSIPEHGSPAPDHSRFYRRGDRSFRKAEKQRLKAEKRLLKAEVKEIRKQLRMERRGIQWSSSQRDGSSSPVLLQPRATQHNSPERPKRPCPLMVPSMTATFLDENLPDGTRLRPGTKFIKYWKMRNTGTMSWSSDTKLKFMWGNLAVGSGDRWREVSVPFLQPGQVGIVSVALCAPSVEGSYTSHWRLAHAGEQFGPRVWCSIVVDPLAPAPMMADGILVSPCVTPQQGKNPVQKDGKACTASRKQPPLSVDSGEEYYIPSVDLLTAQDLLSFELLDINIVQELESVPNNTPADMTPCISPLPQDAHLRDKSSPSLGLIQEETEIINSIMDVSHGVGSGAEDSGIPAQEEGEEDISSTQFVCETVIRSMTLEEAPDHTPIRASCSGAVVRPAVQIGSCVKSKAVKTEELLDSCHNPLKPPAMLKSSLSSPMKASLPAPLSMVPAQVAGPSSVPITPNTPSMPSARQQSAIIGECEGPRKDCAGEQSKGRESEKEPELKEGLKKKEGMRSRSSSTSSEEYIIILPDCFDTSRPLGESMYSSALSQPGDIPPNTPADPEILTCEHPSGTSEQEGKAHDITATLGTGTLSNSSANDMLCTSQTLDDEPLTPEVVAPPTAILTPGPENTEESEENVPAGEETERSKLYQMEDVLGAEKKLSEGSEDTEVACSGDPSHPGVTSDLVKGALSVAASAYKALFTGQGPTQPPLDESTQETMMAVLVEMGFGDRALNQRLLKKHNYNLLDVVNELIQLTDNDWYSTRY from the exons ATGGACTTCTGCATCAACGTAAAGGTGAATTTCAGGGGAAATTCCAAGAATTTCCTCCTGTCGGGATCCGAAACCAAAAGCTGGGACTCGATGGAGGCCATG GTTAAGCGTTCCTTTGGCTTATGCAGCCTTCAGCTAACCTATTTCGACGAGGAGAACGAAGAG GTTTCCATTAACAGCCAAG TTGAGTATGAAGAAGCCCTCAAG AGTGCAGCAAGACAGGGAAATCGACTGCACATGAATGTGTATGAGACCCGCGGTCAACCAGCGAGGATCTCCACTGGCAAGACCGGTGCAGAACCAAAGCGGGGTTTTAGACCCCCTCAGCACTGTCCTGCTCTTGCCCAAGTGGTCAGTCGCAAGGTTCAGGCGGCCGTGCCAGAACAGGGCATG GTGATCATGAAAGAAGTGACAGGGGTAAAAGAAGAAGATAAGACTCCCCCAGCTTGGTTCACGTCTTACATGGAGAAG TTCAAGGACCAGGTGGTTCGTGAGGCCGTGGAGAAAATTTGCCGGGAGTTCTCTGGACAGTGCTGCATCCATAAGCCCCTGAGTGGAGCAGGGGCAAGTCGAGGGGATGGAATAGCTGGAGCTGCCGTGGTACCGGAAGTTTCTTCCTCAACCCTACCCGGAGCTCCGTCCTCCACTCTTCCCTGCTCTTCTTGCAGGGGACAGACTACAGGAGGAGGCTACCAATGCAG cgtGTGTACATCTTGTACTCTATGTGAGCCTTGCAGTTTCTCCCATGATCCTAGTCACAATTTGGTGAGGGCCAGAACTCCTCTCTCAATACCTGAACATGGATCACCTGCCCCTGACCACAGCAG ATTCTATAGGCGAGGCGACCGTAGCTTCCGGAAGGCTGAAAAGCAGCGGTTGAAAGCAGAGAAGCGCCTTTTGAAAGCAGAAGTGAAAGAGATCCGTAAACAGTTAAGGATGGAGAGGCGTGGCATACAATGGAGCTCCTCCCAGAGAGATGGAAGTTCTTCTCCTGTACTTCTTCAGCCTCGAGCCACACAGCACAATAGCCCTGA GCGACCAAAGCGCCCCTGTCCCCTGATGGTTCCAAGCATGACAGCGACATTTCTGGATGAAAACCTTCCCGATGGAACCCGTCTACGTCCCGGAACCAAGTTCATCAAGTACTGGAAGATGAGGAACACAGGGACAATGAGTTGGAGCTCTGATACAAAG TTGAAGTTCATGTGGGGAAACCTGGCAGTGGGATCCGGTGATCGTTGGAGAGAAGTGTCTGTTCCTTTTCTCCAGCCTGGACAG GTTGGTATCGTGAGTGTAGCGTTATGTGCGCCATCTGTGGAGGGATCCTACACCTCCCACTGGCGCCTTGCCCATGCTGGAGAGCAATTCGGACCCAGGGTTTGGTGTAGCATTGTCGTTGACCCTTTGGCCCCTGCCCCTATGATGGCTGATGGGATACTCGTTTCTCCGTGTGTCACACCACAG CAGGGTAAAAATCCAGTACAAAAGGATGGAAAAGCTTGTACAGCCTCCCGGAAGCAGCCTCCACTTTCAGTAGACAGCGGGGAAGAATATTACATCCCTTCTGTGGACCTACTCACAGCACAG GATcttctgtcttttgagttgcTGGATATCAACATTGTTCAAGAATTGGAGAGTGTCCCGAATAACACTCCAGCAG ACATGACTCCCTGCATCTCCCCTCTTCCTCAAGATGCCCACCTACGGGACAAAAGCAGCCCTTCTTTGGGGCTGATTCAAGAAGAGACCGAAATCATCAATAGCATAATGG ATGTATCTCACGGGGTGGGTTCTGGTGCTGAGGATAGCGGAATACCAGCacaagaggagggggaggaggacatCAGCAGTACTCAGTTTGTTTGTGAAACTGTGATTCGCTCAATGACCTTGGAGGAGGCTCCTGACCATACCCCGATTAGAGCGTCCTGCTCCGGAGCAG TGGTGCGTCCAGCTGTTCAAATTGGCTCCTGCGTGAAAAGCAAAGCGGTGAAAACTGAGGAACTCTTGGATAGTTGCCACAATCCCTTGAAACCACCAGCTATGCTGAAGTCTTCTCTATCATCTCCCATGAAAGCATCCCTACCAGCTCCTCTATCGATGGTCCCAGCTCAGGTGGCTGGACCCAGCTCGGTACCAATAACACCCAACACTCCATCGATGCCCTCTGCACGACAGCAGTCCGCTATTATAG GTGAATGCGAGGGCCCTCGCAAAGACTGCGCCGGTGAGCAGTCCAAAGGGAGGGAAAGTGAGAAAGAACCAGAATTAAAAGAAGgattgaagaagaaagaagggaTGAGGAGTCGCTCCTCCTCAACGTCCTCCGAGGAATACATCATCATCCTTCCTGACTGTTTTGACACCAGTCGGCCACTAGGGGAGTCCATGTACAG CTCTGCACTGTCTCAACCTGGTGACATCCCACCAAATACCCCCGCAGACCCCGAAATCCTTACCTGTGAGCACCCAAGCGGTACCTCTGAGCAAGAGGGAAAAGCACACGATATCACAGCCACTCTGGGGACAGGAACATTGAGCAACAGCAGCGCTAACGACATGCTTTGCACATCTCAGACACTCGATGATGAGCCATTGACACCTGAGGTGGTGGCGCCACCTACAGCCATACTTACACCCGG TCCAGAGAACACTGAAGAATCCGAAGAAAATGTTCCAGCTGGGGAAGAAACTGAGCGCTCCAAACTGTATCAAATGGAGGATg TCTTAGGTGCTGAAAAGAAACTTTCAGAAGGATCAGAAGACACTGAGGTCGCATGTTCTGGGGATCCCAG CCATCCAGGGGTCACCAGT
- the aoc2 gene encoding retina-specific copper amine oxidase gives MNSLVKWALFLFVLVSLLLNIILIGIYSHRAPKCSAQRAHPLRGKHDERSRVFADLTQDEYLQVQQYMLKQKNLNISTRQLSKPSENFLFLIELFPPKKVDVLSYLDGNASKPVREATVVVFHGSRGYIKEYLVGPLPNPTYHQDITKKKYKTELPINARTVTIGEYDLLTRFLDQKLFSQLPELMKESFGANKKILPFEQMPRGVQSGDRKTWISFFRNMSGIYIHPVGFEALINHEIVNESEWKVEKLLYNGQYFDTVEELRQKYAAGSVKKIVYKEIPDYGSLKPKSKPLQVSPLQYYTEGKRFSVSDNQVLYLDWSFAFGLSSLTGMRVFDVRFKGERIAYELSVQEAMSVYGSVTPGMIITKFLDSSIGIGRFAHELVRGTDCPHEATYVDTYRYIDVNSPVRYRNSICVFEHNFGQPLRRHFSDFFSTGYGGMVNSALVFRTITAIGNYDYMWDFIFYQSGSVEMKVHATGYISSSYVVNGSLKHGHQVAENVLGNIHTHFINFKVDLDVLGVKNIFQTKDMEFVNVTLPWMPDRHAMVPHLVEKQLKTEKEAALRHGTKIPRYLHIASNKTNAWGHQRSYRLQVISFTGDHLPESETVERAISWARYKVAITKHKESEQTSSSLYNQNNMWNPAVDFSKYIEDNENIENEDLVAWVTTGFLHIPHAEDIPNTVTVGNGGGVLLRPHNYFNEDPSIHSTDGVYISSGSEESCEYNRMGCLAQETCSPVLEPFTYNGFEGVMKFED, from the exons ATGAACTCGCTGGTAAAATGGGCGCTGTTTCTTTTTGTACTCGTATCTCTCCTTTTGAATATTATTCTAATTGGAATATATTCTCACCGCGCACCCAAATGTTCCGCTCAGCGCGCGCATCCTCTGAGAGGAAAACACGACGAGCGCAGCCGCGTGTTCGCAGACCTTACTCAGGATGAGTACTTGCAGGTCCAGCAGTATATGCTCAAACAGAAGAACTTAAATATATCAACCAGGCAGCTGTCCAAACCCTCAGAAaacttcttgtttttaatcGAACTTTTTCCACCCAAGAAAGTGGACGTGTTGTCCTACTTGGATGGGAACGCTTCCAAGCCAGTGCGCGAAGCCACCGTGGTGGTCTTCCACGGTTCGAGGGGCTACATTAAGGAGTATTTAGTGGGGCCTCTTCCAAACCCCACATACCATCAAGATATCACCAAGAAGAAGTACAAGACGGAACTTCCTATTAACGCGCGCACGGTCACCATCGGAGAATATGACTTGTTGACAAGGTTTCTGGACCAAAAATTATTCTCCCAGCTGCCGGAACTCATGAAAGAGAGCTTCGGCGCCAACAAGAAGATCCTCCCGTTTGAGCAAATGCCCCGAGGAGTGCAATCTGGAGACAGAAAAACCTGGATCTCTTTCTTCAGGAATATGAGCGGCATCTACATCCACCCGGTGGGTTTTGAGGCGCTCATTAATCACGAGATCGTAAATGAATCCGAATGGAAAGTGGAGAAACTTTTGTATAATGGTCAGTATTTCGACACGGTGGAAGAACTTCGACAGAAATATGCTGCTGGATCTGTTAAGAAAATCGTTTATAAGGAGATACCTGATTATGGTTCTCTGAAACCCAAGAGCAAGCCTCTGCAGGTTAGCCCGCTGCAGTATTACACAGAAGGAAAACGCTTCAGCGTCAGTGACAACCAAGTCCTGTACCTGGACTGGAGTTTTGCTTTTGGTTTGAGTTCCCTCACTGGGATGCGGGTCTTCGACGTGCGCTTCAAGGGAGAGCGGATTGCGTATGAGCTGAGCGTACAGGAAGCCATGTCGGTGTACGGGTCAGTGACCCCGGGGATGATTATCACCAAGTTTTTAGACTCCAGTATCGGGATTGGCCGATTCGCACATGAACTTGTCCGTGGTACTGACTGCCCACATGAAGCCACCTATGTGGACACATACCGATATATCGACGTAAACTCACCGGTTCGATACAGGAATTCCATATGTGTTTTTGAGCACAACTTTGGTCAGCCTCTAAGGAGACACTTCTCTGATTTTTTTAGTACGGGTTATGGAGGGATGGTGAACAGCGCTTTGGTGTTCAGGACAATCACTGCAATCGGAAATTACGATTACATGtgggattttattttctaccAAAGTGGATCTGTTGAAATGAAGGTGCACGCCACGGGATATATTTCGTCGTCTTATGTGGTGAACGGCAGTTTGAAACATGGACACCAGGTAGCAGAAAATGTCCTGGGAAACATCCATACGCATTTCATCAACTTCAAGGTGGATCTGGATGTTTTAG gagtGAAGAATATATTCCAAACCAAAGATATGGAATTTGTGAATGTGACATTACCATGGATGCCCGATCGCCATGCTATGGTACCTCATTTGGTGGAGAAGCAACTTAAAACAGAAAAG GAGGCAGCTCTTCGTCATGGTACAAAAATTCCTCGTTATCTGCACATTGCAAGCAACAAAACCAACGCTTGGGGTCATCAGCGTTCATATAGACTTCAAGTTATAAGCTTCACTGGAGATCATCTCCCAGAGAGTGAGACAGTGGAACGAGCCATTTCCTGGGCCAG GTATAAGGTTGCCATCACCAAGCATAAGGAGTCAGAGCAGACCAGCAGTAGTTTGTATAATCAAAACAATATGTGGAACCCAGCAGTTGACTTCAGCAAATACATCGAAGACaatgaaaacattgaaaatgag GATTTGGTTGCCTGGGTAACCACTGGATTTCTCCACATCCCACATGCGGAGGATATCCCCAACA
- the nbr1b gene encoding next to BRCA1 gene 1 protein isoform X2, whose amino-acid sequence MDFCINVKVNFRGNSKNFLLSGSETKSWDSMEAMVKRSFGLCSLQLTYFDEENEEVSINSQVEYEEALKSAARQGNRLHMNVYETRGQPARISTGKTGAEPKRGFRPPQHCPALAQVVSRKVQAAVPEQGMVIMKEVTGVKEEDKTPPAWFTSYMEKFKDQVVREAVEKICREFSGQCCIHKPLSGAGASRGDGIAGAAVVPEVSSSTLPGAPSSTLPCSSCRGQTTGGGYQCSVCTSCTLCEPCSFSHDPSHNLVRARTPLSIPEHGSPAPDHSRFYRRGDRSFRKAEKQRLKAEKRLLKAEVKEIRKQLRMERRGIQWSSSQRDGSSSPVLLQPRATQHNSPERPKRPCPLMVPSMTATFLDENLPDGTRLRPGTKFIKYWKMRNTGTMSWSSDTKLKFMWGNLAVGSGDRWREVSVPFLQPGQVGIVSVALCAPSVEGSYTSHWRLAHAGEQFGPRVWCSIVVDPLAPAPMMADGILVSPCVTPQGKNPVQKDGKACTASRKQPPLSVDSGEEYYIPSVDLLTAQDLLSFELLDINIVQELESVPNNTPADMTPCISPLPQDAHLRDKSSPSLGLIQEETEIINSIMDVSHGVGSGAEDSGIPAQEEGEEDISSTQFVCETVIRSMTLEEAPDHTPIRASCSGAVVRPAVQIGSCVKSKAVKTEELLDSCHNPLKPPAMLKSSLSSPMKASLPAPLSMVPAQVAGPSSVPITPNTPSMPSARQQSAIIGECEGPRKDCAGEQSKGRESEKEPELKEGLKKKEGMRSRSSSTSSEEYIIILPDCFDTSRPLGESMYSSALSQPGDIPPNTPADPEILTCEHPSGTSEQEGKAHDITATLGTGTLSNSSANDMLCTSQTLDDEPLTPEVVAPPTAILTPGPENTEESEENVPAGEETERSKLYQMEDVLGAEKKLSEGSEDTEVACSGDPSHPGVTSDLVKGALSVAASAYKALFTGQGPTQPPLDESTQETMMAVLVEMGFGDRALNQRLLKKHNYNLLDVVNELIQLTDNDWYSTRY is encoded by the exons ATGGACTTCTGCATCAACGTAAAGGTGAATTTCAGGGGAAATTCCAAGAATTTCCTCCTGTCGGGATCCGAAACCAAAAGCTGGGACTCGATGGAGGCCATG GTTAAGCGTTCCTTTGGCTTATGCAGCCTTCAGCTAACCTATTTCGACGAGGAGAACGAAGAG GTTTCCATTAACAGCCAAG TTGAGTATGAAGAAGCCCTCAAG AGTGCAGCAAGACAGGGAAATCGACTGCACATGAATGTGTATGAGACCCGCGGTCAACCAGCGAGGATCTCCACTGGCAAGACCGGTGCAGAACCAAAGCGGGGTTTTAGACCCCCTCAGCACTGTCCTGCTCTTGCCCAAGTGGTCAGTCGCAAGGTTCAGGCGGCCGTGCCAGAACAGGGCATG GTGATCATGAAAGAAGTGACAGGGGTAAAAGAAGAAGATAAGACTCCCCCAGCTTGGTTCACGTCTTACATGGAGAAG TTCAAGGACCAGGTGGTTCGTGAGGCCGTGGAGAAAATTTGCCGGGAGTTCTCTGGACAGTGCTGCATCCATAAGCCCCTGAGTGGAGCAGGGGCAAGTCGAGGGGATGGAATAGCTGGAGCTGCCGTGGTACCGGAAGTTTCTTCCTCAACCCTACCCGGAGCTCCGTCCTCCACTCTTCCCTGCTCTTCTTGCAGGGGACAGACTACAGGAGGAGGCTACCAATGCAG cgtGTGTACATCTTGTACTCTATGTGAGCCTTGCAGTTTCTCCCATGATCCTAGTCACAATTTGGTGAGGGCCAGAACTCCTCTCTCAATACCTGAACATGGATCACCTGCCCCTGACCACAGCAG ATTCTATAGGCGAGGCGACCGTAGCTTCCGGAAGGCTGAAAAGCAGCGGTTGAAAGCAGAGAAGCGCCTTTTGAAAGCAGAAGTGAAAGAGATCCGTAAACAGTTAAGGATGGAGAGGCGTGGCATACAATGGAGCTCCTCCCAGAGAGATGGAAGTTCTTCTCCTGTACTTCTTCAGCCTCGAGCCACACAGCACAATAGCCCTGA GCGACCAAAGCGCCCCTGTCCCCTGATGGTTCCAAGCATGACAGCGACATTTCTGGATGAAAACCTTCCCGATGGAACCCGTCTACGTCCCGGAACCAAGTTCATCAAGTACTGGAAGATGAGGAACACAGGGACAATGAGTTGGAGCTCTGATACAAAG TTGAAGTTCATGTGGGGAAACCTGGCAGTGGGATCCGGTGATCGTTGGAGAGAAGTGTCTGTTCCTTTTCTCCAGCCTGGACAG GTTGGTATCGTGAGTGTAGCGTTATGTGCGCCATCTGTGGAGGGATCCTACACCTCCCACTGGCGCCTTGCCCATGCTGGAGAGCAATTCGGACCCAGGGTTTGGTGTAGCATTGTCGTTGACCCTTTGGCCCCTGCCCCTATGATGGCTGATGGGATACTCGTTTCTCCGTGTGTCACACCACAG GGTAAAAATCCAGTACAAAAGGATGGAAAAGCTTGTACAGCCTCCCGGAAGCAGCCTCCACTTTCAGTAGACAGCGGGGAAGAATATTACATCCCTTCTGTGGACCTACTCACAGCACAG GATcttctgtcttttgagttgcTGGATATCAACATTGTTCAAGAATTGGAGAGTGTCCCGAATAACACTCCAGCAG ACATGACTCCCTGCATCTCCCCTCTTCCTCAAGATGCCCACCTACGGGACAAAAGCAGCCCTTCTTTGGGGCTGATTCAAGAAGAGACCGAAATCATCAATAGCATAATGG ATGTATCTCACGGGGTGGGTTCTGGTGCTGAGGATAGCGGAATACCAGCacaagaggagggggaggaggacatCAGCAGTACTCAGTTTGTTTGTGAAACTGTGATTCGCTCAATGACCTTGGAGGAGGCTCCTGACCATACCCCGATTAGAGCGTCCTGCTCCGGAGCAG TGGTGCGTCCAGCTGTTCAAATTGGCTCCTGCGTGAAAAGCAAAGCGGTGAAAACTGAGGAACTCTTGGATAGTTGCCACAATCCCTTGAAACCACCAGCTATGCTGAAGTCTTCTCTATCATCTCCCATGAAAGCATCCCTACCAGCTCCTCTATCGATGGTCCCAGCTCAGGTGGCTGGACCCAGCTCGGTACCAATAACACCCAACACTCCATCGATGCCCTCTGCACGACAGCAGTCCGCTATTATAG GTGAATGCGAGGGCCCTCGCAAAGACTGCGCCGGTGAGCAGTCCAAAGGGAGGGAAAGTGAGAAAGAACCAGAATTAAAAGAAGgattgaagaagaaagaagggaTGAGGAGTCGCTCCTCCTCAACGTCCTCCGAGGAATACATCATCATCCTTCCTGACTGTTTTGACACCAGTCGGCCACTAGGGGAGTCCATGTACAG CTCTGCACTGTCTCAACCTGGTGACATCCCACCAAATACCCCCGCAGACCCCGAAATCCTTACCTGTGAGCACCCAAGCGGTACCTCTGAGCAAGAGGGAAAAGCACACGATATCACAGCCACTCTGGGGACAGGAACATTGAGCAACAGCAGCGCTAACGACATGCTTTGCACATCTCAGACACTCGATGATGAGCCATTGACACCTGAGGTGGTGGCGCCACCTACAGCCATACTTACACCCGG TCCAGAGAACACTGAAGAATCCGAAGAAAATGTTCCAGCTGGGGAAGAAACTGAGCGCTCCAAACTGTATCAAATGGAGGATg TCTTAGGTGCTGAAAAGAAACTTTCAGAAGGATCAGAAGACACTGAGGTCGCATGTTCTGGGGATCCCAG CCATCCAGGGGTCACCAGT